The nucleotide sequence CGCTCCTTTTCGAGGACCTCCATGCTTCGTCGCTTCGTGCTGCTCTGTGCCCTGGTGCTCCCCCTGGTGGGGTGTGGAGATGACCCCAAGGAGCCCACGCCGCCGGTGGGCAACCCGGACGATGGTGATCCGACGAAGGTGACGTACGCGGCGAGCCTGAACGTGGACCTGGCGGCGATGACGCGCCTGGACAGCGGCCTCTTCCTCCTGGACCAGGAGGTGGGCACGGGCCCCGAGGCCGTCGTGGGCAGGCGGGTCCAGGTGCACTACACGGGCTGGTTTCCGGACGGCACGCGCTTCACGACCTCCGAGGGAGGGCCCGCGCTGGCCTTCGACCTGGGGGCCGGGTTCGTCATCAAGGGGTGGGATCAGGGCGTCGTGGGCATGCGCGTGGGGGGCAAGCGGCGCCTCATCCTCCCGTATGACCTGGCCTACGGCGCGGAGGGGAACCCGCCGAGGATTCCGCCCTACTCGGTGCTCATCTTCGACACGGAGCTCGTCTCGGTCCGCTGAAGCGCGTGCCTCGTCCTCGCGTCCACTTGACGGGCGCCCCGGAAGCTCCTCGGCGAAACAAGGGGTGATATAGCCGCCCCACGTCTGCCGGGGAGTCGGGTCGTCCGAGAAGGAGTCCCGACTTGGGGGTTTCATCCTCCGGCGAGGGGGACGCAATGTCGGGTTCCGGGTCGGAAGTGGTCGAGGGGAATGGGGAGAAGGCCGGGGCGGAGGGAACGCTCCAGGCGCTGCAGGCCCTGATGGGGCTGGAGTCCGCCGCGACGGCCGCCAGGCTCTATGAAGAGCTGAGCGCCGCCCAGCGCGAGCGGCTGCTTCGTGACGCGGCGCTGGCCCCCTCGCGGGAGCGCCAGCAGCTGTCGGAGGTCCTCTCGTGGGCGCGTGACTTCGCGGGCGCCGCGCGGCTGTTGCAGGGCTGTGGCGAGGACTCGCGGATGGCGGCGCTCTACGTCCAGGGTGGCCAGTACGTGGACGCGGCGGAGGCCTTTCTGCGCGCGGGCGAGCCGGAGCGCGCGGCCGCGGCCTTCGAGCGGGGTGGCGCGCTGGAGCGGGCCCTGGAGGTGTACCGGGGGCTCGGCTCGCGCGAGCAGGTGGCGCACTGTCTGGTCCGCCTGGGCCGTCCTCACGAGGGCGCGCTCCTGTACCGCGAGCTGGGGCAGCCCCACGCGGAGGTGGAGGCGCTGGGGTGCGTGCCCGCGGGGGATGCGCGCCACATCGAGTCGGTGCTGCGCATGTGCATGCTGCTGGACGCGGAGGGCTTCACGCGTCGGGCGCTGGCGCTGCTCGCGGACACGCTGCGCGCCTCGGAGACGGCTCGCGGGGACCCGGCCCTGGCCGCGGAGAAGGCGCGGCTGCTGCGCCGCATGGGCATGGACGCGGAGGCCGAGGCCGTCATCGCCCGGCTTCCCGCGCAGAGCTCCGCGCCGGAGGCCAACGGGTACAACTACCTCAAGGCCATCCCCATCTTCGGCGAGCTGTCGCTGGAGGACATGAAGGACCTCTACCGCGTGGCGCGCCAGGTCCTCATCCCGGCGGGCGCTGTCATGCTGGAGAAGGGCGCCGCGGGCGTGGGCCTCTTCGTGCTGCTGGAGGGCACCGTGGACGTCTACACCGGCACGGAGGACGACGCGCGCCGGCTCAACACGCTGGGCCCCGGGGCCTACCTGGGGGAGATCTCCCTGGTCCAGGACGCGCCCGTGTCGGCGCGCGTGAAGGCTCGCACGTCGGTGCGCGCGCTGCGCATCACCCGCGCGGGCTTCCAGCACTACCTGGACACGCACGAAGGCGCCGCGCTGCGCATCTTCCGGCTCTTCACGCAGAACCTCGCCGCCCGCGTGCGGGCCCTCAGCACCTGACGGCGCGCCGGAGGACGGCGCGAGGATGCCTTGCTCCCCAGGACGTTGCGCGGGCCCGCGTGGACGCGTGTGCCTGGGGGCGAATTGACAATCACAGTCATCTGCCTTATCTCAATCCCATCATGAGGCCCGTCTCCTTCACAGCCCTGCTGATGCGCGTCCCCGCGCCGGCGGCGGACGTGTGCCTTCCCCCCCGTCACGAGGTTCTGCTCGACATTTGAGCAGGCGGGCCGGAGTCCTTCCGGCGCGCGGGTCGCTGGTTCCCGTGTGTCGTGAAGTCCGGTTCCGCCCTGGCTCGATGAGGGCCGTCGTGTGCCTTCGTTCCATGCGTCCCTGAGCGGGCCTTCACGCCCCTCCGGCGTGTCGCGCGTGGACGGGCACCCTCGACGGCGCCTCGTCTGTCGTCCCTCACCAACCGGCTCCTCACTTCATCACCACCCGCGGGCCTCGCTGCCCGACGGGAACGGGAGTCCTTCATGCCTCGCAGCACTCGCATCGAGCGGTATCGCAACATCGGCATCATGGCGCACATCGACGCGGGCAAGACGACGCTCACCGAGCGCGTCCTGTTCTTCACCGGTCGCATCCACTCCACGGGCGAGGTGCACGACGGCTCCACGGAGATGGACTGGCTGCCGCAGGAGAAGCAGCGCGGCATCACCATCACCTCCGCGGCCACCACCGCGTTCTGGTCTCCGCGCACGGGGCCCTCGGCGGGCATGCCCCACCGCATCAACATCCTGGACACGCCGGGACACGTGGACTTCACCATCGAGGTGGAGCGCTCCCTGCGCGTGCTGGACGGCGCGGTGGCCGTGTTCGACGCGAGCCAGGGCGTGGAGCCCCAGTCCGAGGCCGTGTGGCGTCAGGCGGACCGCTACGGCGTCCCGCGCATCGCGTTCATCAACAAGATGGACAAGGTGGGCGCGGACTTCGTCATGAGCGTGGAGTCCATCCGGGAGCGGCTGGGGGCTCGCCCGGTGGCGGTGCAGTGGCCGCTCATGGGCGCGGACTCGGAGTTCCAGGGGCTGGTGGACCTGGTCCGGATGAAGACGGTCCGCTTCGACGGCGACGGCGGTGAGTACCGCGATGGCCTCCCCATTCCCGAGGGGGCCCGCGCGGAGGTGGAGCGCTGGCGGCTGCGGCTCATCGAGGCCGCGGCGGACCTGGACGACGCGGTGATGGAGAAGTTCGTGGACGGACGTCTGGAGGAGATTGGCGAGGCGGAGCTTACGCGTGCGTTGCGCGCGGGGACGCTGTCGCGCGTGCTGGTGCCGGTGCTCGCCGGTGCGGCGTTCAAGAAGAAGGGAGTGCAGATGCTGTTGGACGCCGTCGTCGACTACCTGCCCGCGCCGTCGGACCTGCCGGCGGTGGAAGGCTCCGTGTACGGCACGGAGCAGCGGACCACGCGTGAGCCCGCGGACGACAGTCCTCCGGCCGCGCTGGCGTTCAAGATGATGAGCGACAAGAACGTGGGGAACATCGTCTTCCTGCGCGTGTACTCGGGCACGCTGCGCGCGGGCACCGTCCTGCTCAACTCCGCCACCGGCAAGCGGGAGCGGGTGGGGCGACTGATGTTCATGCATGCCAATCGCCGGGAGGAGGTGGAGGAGGTCCATGCGGGAGACATCGCCGCGGCGCTCGGCCTGAAGGGCGTGCGCACTGGAGACACGCTGAGCGACGTGGAGGCCCCCGTGGTGCTCGAGTCGCTCGGCTTCCCGGAGCCCGTGGTGCACCTGGCCGTGGAGGCGAAGTCACCGGCGGAGCTGCCGAAGTTGGAGGAGGGCCTGCATCGTCTGGCGGCGGAGGACCCGTCGCTGCGCGTGGGCGTGGACCCGGAGAGCGGCCAGGTGCTGCTGTCCGGAATGGGTGAGCTTCACCTGGAGGTCGTCGTGGACCGCTTGAGGACGGAGTACGGCGTGGAGGCGCGCGTGGGACAGCCCAAGGTGGCCTACCGCGACACGCTCCAGCGCGCGGTGCGCCAGGAGTACCGCCACGTCCGTCAATCGGGCGGGCCCGGTCAGTATGCGTACGTGGTGCTGGACGTGGCTCCGGCGGCGCGGGGCGCGGGGCTCGTGTTCGTGGATGACACGAAGGGCGGCTCCATCCCGAGGGAGCTGGTGCCGGCCATCCAGAAGGGCGTGGCGGGGGCGATGGAGAAGGGCGTGCGCGACGGCGTGGCGCTCGTGGACGTGGAGGTCCGGCTGGTGGATGGAGACACGCACGTGCGCGACTCCACGCCCCAGGCATTCTCCACGGCCGGCTCCCTGGCGCTGCAGGAGGCGGTGCGGACCGCCGGCGTGCGGGTGCTCGAGCCCGTGATGTCGGTGGAGGTGACGACGCCCGAGGAGTACCTGGGCGACGTGCTGGGGGACCTCGCCGCGCGGCGGGGCAGGGTGTTGGGGATGGAGGACCGTGGCAACGCGCGAGTCGTCTCGGCGCGCGTCCCCATGGCCAGCCTCTTCGGCTACGTGACGAGCCTGCGGGGTCGGACTCAAGGCAGGGCCCAGGCGAGCATGCGCCTGGGTGAGTACGAGCCGCTGCCGGACGCGCTCCAGCCGTCCGTGGCCGTGACTCACGCATGATGAAAGAGGCCCCGGGGCTCGTATCGGCCCGGGGTCTCGTTGTTTCACCGCCGGAGCAGGCGCGAGCGATTTCGCTTGCTTGTACGTTGGTACGAGCCGCGAGCCTTCTCGTCAGACAGGAGACCAGGCGGGCGTCCTGGCGTCCCCGAGGGGAGTGGCGCAAAACGTACACCCCGCCGTTGATTCCGCGGGACTTTGGCCCGGGGAGCGGGCAGGGTCTCGCGCCAAGACGTCGGAATGGGTGGGTCAGCCTCCCTGTTCGTTGACGTTCCCCGAGTGGTCCGGATCCAGTGAGGTCCGGCCGCGCACCGCCAGGCGCCTCCGGCATGGGTCGGAAGAGCGCGCTGCGCGGGCTTGCTCACCAACGTAAGGCGGTGAGCTCACTGTTTCCCAGGAAGACATGACTTTCGACGAACTGCAGCTTCACGACACCCTCCTGCGCGCGGTCAAGGCGGAGGGCTACACCACCCCCACGCCCATCCAGGCGAAGGCGATTCCCCACGCGTTGCTGGGCAAGGACCTCCTCGGCGTGGCTCAGACGGGCACGGGGAAGACGGCGGCGTTCGCGCTGCCCATCCTCCAGCGGCTGTCCGCGAAGGCACCCGCCGGCGGGCACCGCCCGATTCGTTGCCTGGTGCTCACTCCGACGCGCGAGCTCGCCGGCCAGGTGGGCGAGAGCTTCATGACGTACGGCAAGAACCTGCCGCTCAAGCACGCCGTGATTTTCGGCGGTGTGGGTCAGGCGGCGCAGGTGCAGTCGCTCCAGCGCGGCCTGGATGTGCTGGTGGCGACGCCGGGCCGTCTGTTGGACCTGATGGACCAGGGCTACGTGTCCCTGCGCTCGCTCGAGGTGTTCGTGCTCGACGAGGCGGACCGCATGCTGGACATGGGGTTCATCCACGACGTGCGCAAGGTCATCAAGGCGCTGCCGGCGAAGCGTCAGACGCTGTTCTTCAGCGCGACGATGCCGCCCGAAATCGTGGACCTGTCGCGCAACCTGCTGACGGACCCCGTGCGCGTGGAGGTGACGCCTGTCTCCAGCACCGCGGAGACGGTGGCGCAGCAGGTGTACTTCGTGGAGCGCGAGCAGAAGCGCGGCCTGCTGACGCACCTTCTGAAGGACGGGAAGATTTCGCGGGCGCTGGTCTTCACGCGCACCAAGCACGGCGCGAACCGCGTGGCCAAGCAGCTTGAGGGCTCGGGTGTGACGGCCGCGGCGATTCACGGCAACAAGAGCCAGAACGCGCGTGAGCGCGCGCTGGACGAGTTCCGCTCCGGGACGTTGCGGGTGCTGGTGGCGACGGACATCGCGGCGCGCGGCATCGACATCGACGGGCTGAGCTTCGTCGTCAACTACGACCTTCCGAACGTGCCGGAGCAGTACGTGCACCGCATCGGCCGCACGGGCCGGGCGGGTGCGACGGGCACCGCAGTGTCCTTCTGCGACGGTGAGGAGCGCGCGTACCTGCGCGACATCGAGCGGACCATCCGGCGCAGCGTGCCGGTGGTGGAGGACCATCCGTACCGCTCGGGCATGGCGCCGCCGCGTCCCGGGGCCTCGGCCACGGTGGAGGCGCCGGTGTCGCGCGGTCCGAATCCTGGCGCGCAGGCGCGAGGCGGGCAGGGCGGTGGTGGTGGCCGGGGTGGCAACGCGCCTGGTGGTGCCTCGCGTCGTCGGCGGGGTGGCCGGGGTGGTGGCGGTGGCCAGGGGCGGCCCGAGGGTGGCAATCGCTCGGCGCGCCCGGGTGGCTCGGGTCCGAACCGCGGCAACGCGCAGGCGCCGCGTGGACCGGGTGGTTCCTCGCCCAGGCCCGCGGCGTCCGCTGCGCCGTCGAAGCCCGCTGACGCGCCTCCCTCGCGTCGCGAAGCGCCGAAGTGGCTGTGAGGTCATAGCTTCCGTGGCACCCGTGACTCCCTCATGAGGGGACCGCGGGTGCTGCGTGGATGGTCGCCTCCAGCGGTACGTTGGAGGCGCCTTCTCGTGCTGAGCGGTGTCTCCTCGGTGCGGACCTACTCGAGGTGGGCTGTCATCGCGCCGAGATGAACGGGCTCGATTCGTTCGACCGCGAAATCGCGGACGAACTCGAGTCGGCCCCACAGCAGGTCGTGCCCCTTCAACCAGCGGACCGCGCTCACCCGTCTCGCGAAGCGCTGTTGCTCCTCTTTCGTGGCGCGACGGGGCGGCCCGAGGACGCGGCCAACGAGGCGCACGGCGGGCGCTCGCGCGAAGTGTCCCCTGTACAGTGAGCGGAGCCAGAACCCCCTGCCGCTGTCCACGGCGAGGATGCTCAGCCGAGCATCACGCGCGAGGTTCATCGAGAGCCGTCGGGTGAAGACCTCGAAGAAGACGCCACGTCCAGGCTCGCCCAGCAGCACGGAGCCGATAGGCGTGACATGCGGCGCTCCGTCCGCATCGACGGTCGCGATGGAGAAGTGGAGCGAGCTGGCGAAGGCCCGCGAGAACAGCTGACGCGTCTGAGCCCACTGCTCCTCGAGGTCCCGGGGCAGGGTGGGGCCGAGGTCCGCGGGTGCCAGGGCGCTCATGACTCCTTGCTGCTCCCCATCACGACGATGGTGCCCTGCGCCACGGCGACCAGTGTCTCCCCCTGCTCGTCCACCGCGAAGATCTCGCACTGGCACACCGACTGTCTTCGCCCCGTGTGCACGGCGCGGGCCCTGGCGACGAGCTGATGGCCGAGCGCCGGTCGCACGTAGTTGATCTTGAACTCCGACGTGATGATCGGCACGTCGAGCATCGCGGTGCCGCCGGCGAACGTGAGCGCGTTGTCGGCCAGGTAGCTCAGGACGCCGCCGTGCGCGAAGCCATACTGCTGACGCAGCTCCGGGCGCATGGGCAGTTCGAGCTCCACCTCACCCTTCGTCAACCGCGTCAGCCGGGTGCCCATCATGTTGCTGAAGCCCTGCTTCGCGAGCAGCTGCTGCCCAATCTCCATGAGTGAGTCCACGGTGCCCTCCCGGGCCGACTAGAATATCGTTCTAGAATGATGTTCTAATGTAGGGTGCGTCCATGCGCAACCCGGGTCACCGGAGAGAAGAGGTCCTCAAGGCGGCGCTCGAGTGCTTCCTGGAGCGAGGCGTCGAGGGCACGACGATGGCGGCCATCCGCGAGCGTTCGGGGGCCAGCACGGGGAGCATCTACCACCTGTTCGAGAACAAGGAGGCCATCGCGGCCGCCCTCTACTTGGAGGTGCTCGGCGAGTACCAGACGGGGCTCTTGAAAGAGCTGGAGCAGCATCCCGGCGCGCGCGAGGGCATCGAGGCGCTGGTGCGCCACCACCTGGACTGGTCCCTGTCCCGTCCCGACGCGGCCCGCTTCCTGGTGGAGGCGCGGAGTGGAGCGGCCGTCACCGCGGCGGAGACGCGCATCCGCGAGCAGAACAAGGGCTTCTTCCGTCAGCTCAAGGACTGGTGGCAGGGCCACGTCCGCGACGGCACGTTCGACGAGATGCCCTTCGAGCTCTTCCTCGCCATCCTCCGGGGGCCGGCGCAGGAGATGCTCCGGGAGTGGCTCGCTGGCAGGACGAAGACGGACCCGCGCACCGCGATACCCGTCCTGGCCCGTGCGGCCTGGCAGTCCGTCGAAAAGCGCCCCACGAGCGCACGGAAGGGTGGGGCGACACCGCGACGACCTTGAGTCACGCGGCCCCGAGCCTCAAGGCCCGGAGGTGCGCGGATGAATCCGGGCCACGCGTCCGAGCACATCGGAGCGCCGTGCCCACCCGTTGATCCTCCCCAGCGCGTTGCCAATCAAGACGCGCTCGGGCGTGGCGTCCTTGACCAGGTGGAGCAGCGCGCCGCCCTTCCAGCGCACGAAGACGACATCTCCCGCGCGCACCTCCAACGGACTCACCGGGGCCAGCGTCACGGGCTGGTTGTCCTCGATGACTCCGCGCATCGAGCCACCCCTGGGGCGTACCGTGATGTCCTTGCCTTGCGTCAGCGCCTGAAGTGCGTCCGTCATCCAACCCATGTCACGTCTCCTCGAGGAATTCCTCGAGGAGACGTGGGGCGCTCAGCGGGCTGACGGACTACATGTTCCGCCGGTACTGCCCGCCGACCTCGTACAGGGCGCGGGAGATCTGCCCGAGCGTGCAGACCTTACAGGCGTCCATCAGCGCGGCGAAGATGTTGCCGTTGTCGAGCGCCGCGCGCTTCACGGCCTCCAGCGCGGCCGGAGCCACGTCCGCGTTGCGCTTCCAGAACGCGTCGCGCGAGGTGATGGAGTAGTCCTTCTCCTCCTTCGTCGCGCGAATCACCTCCGGCGGCGTCACGGTGGGCGAGCCCTTCGGGTCCAGGAACGTGTTCACCCCGATGATGGGCAGCGAGCCGTCGTGCTTCAGCGTCTCGTAGTACAGCGACTCCTCTTGAATCTTGGAGCGCTGGTACATGCGCTCCATCGCGCCCAGCACGCCGCCGCGCTCGGAGATGGCGCGGAACTCGGTGAGCACCGCGGCCTCCACCAGGTCCGTCAGCTCCTCGACGATGAACGAGCCCTGGTTGGGGTTCTCGTTCTTCGACAGGCCGAACTCCTTGTTGATGATGAGCTGGATGGCCAGCGCGCGCCGCACGCTCTCCTCGGTGGGCGTGGTGATGGCCTCGTCGTAGGCGTTGGTGTGCAGCGAGTTGCAGTTGTCGTTCAATGCCAGCAGCGCCTGCAGCGTGGTGCGGATGTCGTTGAAGGCGATCTCCTGCGCGTGCAGGGAACGGCCTGACGTCTGGATGTGGTACTTCAGCTTCTGCGAGCGGTCATTGCCGCCGTACTTGTCGCGGATGGCCTTGGCCCAGATGCGACGCGCCACGCGGCCGAGCACCGTGTACTCGGGGTCCATTCCGTTCGAGAAGAAGAACGAGAGGTTGGGCGCGAAGTCGTCGATGTCCATCCCGCGCGACAGGTAGTACTCGACGAAGGTGAAGCCGTTGGCCAGCGTGAAGGCCAGCTGGGAGATGGGGTTCGCCCCGGCCTCCGCGATGTGGTAGCCGGAGATGGACACCGAGTAGAAGTTCCGCACCTTCTTGTCGGTGAAGTACTGCTGGATGTCGCCCATCAGCCGCAGCGCGAACTCCGTGGAGAAGATGCAGGTGTTCTGCGCCTGGTCCTCCTTCAGGATGTCCGCCTGCACCGTGCCGCGCACCTGCTGGAGCGTGGACGCGCGGATCTTCTCGTAGACCTCGCGCGGCAGCACCTCGTCGCCGGACACGCCGAGCAGGAGCAGCCCCAGCCCGTCATTGCCCTGCGGCAGCTCACCCTGGTAGCGCGGACGCGGCACGCCACGCTTCTGGTAGAGCGCGTCGATCTTCTGCTCGACCTCCTCCACCTTGTTGTTGGCGCGGATCCACTTCTCGCACTGCTGGTCCACCGCCGCGTTCAGGAAGAACCCGAGCAGCATCGGCGCGGGGCCGTTGATGGTCATCGACACCGACGTCGTCGGGTCCGCCAGGTCGAAGCCCGAGTAGAGCTTCTTCGCGTCGTCGACGTTGGCAATCGACACGCCCGAGTTGCCGACCTTGCCGTAGATGTCCGGCCGGTGGTCCGGGTCCTCGCCGTACAGCGTCACCGAGTCGAACGCCGTGGACAGGCGCTTGGCCGGCAGCCCGCGCGACACGTAGTGGAAGCGCTTGTTGGTGCGCTCCGGGCCGCCCTCGCCGGCGAACATGCGCGCCGGGTCCTCGCCCTCGCGCTTGAGCGGGAAGACGCCCGCGGTGAACGGGAACGCGCCGGGCGCGTTCTCGCGCAACAGCCACATCAGGATGTCACCCCAGTCCTCGTAGCGGGGCAGGGCGATCTTCGGGATGCGCAGGTGCGACAGCGACTCGGTGAACAGGTCCAGCTCGATGACCTTGTCGCGCACCTGGTACTGGTACTTGGACGCCGCGTAGCGCCGCTTCGTCGCGGGCCACTCGCTCAGGAGCCGGCGGCAATCCGGGTCCAGCCGCGACTCCAGATCCTTGTACAGCTCCACCAGCTCGCTCAGGTACGCGGGCTCGCCCTCGACGCGCTCGGTGACGTGCACCACGTCGGACGCGTCCTTCGGCTCGACGATCTCCAGCCGCTTCTTGCCGACGTTCTGCCGCAGCGCCTCGATGGTGCCGTGGAGCTGGTACATCCGCCGGGCGATGGCCGCCTGCGCGCGGGCGAAGCCATCGTAGGCCTCACACGTCTCGACGATCTCCGCGAGGTAGCGGGTGCGCTCGGGCGGGATGATCCACTTCTTCTCGCTCATGCCCGGCGTCTGGGCCAGGTGCGACTGGAGCGGAGCGCCTGTCTTCTTCACCACCGCGTCCATGATGGCGCGATAGAGCTGGTTCATCCCCGGGTCGTTGAACTGCGACGCGATGGTGCCGTGCACGGGCACCGCGTCATCCGCCGTGGTGAAGGCGTTGTGGTTGCGTTTCCACTGCTTGCGCACGTCGCGCAGCGCGTCCAGCGAGCCGCGCTTGTCGAACTTGTTGATGGCGATGACGTCCGCGAAGTCGAGCATGTCGATCTTCTCGAGCTGCGTCGCCGCGCCGTACTCGGCCGTCATCACGTAGAGCGATACGTCCGAGTGCTCGGTGATTTCGGTGTCGGACTGGCCGATGCCGGAGGTCTCCACCACGATGAGGTCGAAGCCCGCGGCCTTGCACACCTCGATGGAGTCGCCCACGTGCTTGGACAGCGCGAGGT is from Myxococcus fulvus and encodes:
- the fusA gene encoding elongation factor G codes for the protein MPRSTRIERYRNIGIMAHIDAGKTTLTERVLFFTGRIHSTGEVHDGSTEMDWLPQEKQRGITITSAATTAFWSPRTGPSAGMPHRINILDTPGHVDFTIEVERSLRVLDGAVAVFDASQGVEPQSEAVWRQADRYGVPRIAFINKMDKVGADFVMSVESIRERLGARPVAVQWPLMGADSEFQGLVDLVRMKTVRFDGDGGEYRDGLPIPEGARAEVERWRLRLIEAAADLDDAVMEKFVDGRLEEIGEAELTRALRAGTLSRVLVPVLAGAAFKKKGVQMLLDAVVDYLPAPSDLPAVEGSVYGTEQRTTREPADDSPPAALAFKMMSDKNVGNIVFLRVYSGTLRAGTVLLNSATGKRERVGRLMFMHANRREEVEEVHAGDIAAALGLKGVRTGDTLSDVEAPVVLESLGFPEPVVHLAVEAKSPAELPKLEEGLHRLAAEDPSLRVGVDPESGQVLLSGMGELHLEVVVDRLRTEYGVEARVGQPKVAYRDTLQRAVRQEYRHVRQSGGPGQYAYVVLDVAPAARGAGLVFVDDTKGGSIPRELVPAIQKGVAGAMEKGVRDGVALVDVEVRLVDGDTHVRDSTPQAFSTAGSLALQEAVRTAGVRVLEPVMSVEVTTPEEYLGDVLGDLAARRGRVLGMEDRGNARVVSARVPMASLFGYVTSLRGRTQGRAQASMRLGEYEPLPDALQPSVAVTHA
- a CDS encoding PaaI family thioesterase is translated as MDSLMEIGQQLLAKQGFSNMMGTRLTRLTKGEVELELPMRPELRQQYGFAHGGVLSYLADNALTFAGGTAMLDVPIITSEFKINYVRPALGHQLVARARAVHTGRRQSVCQCEIFAVDEQGETLVAVAQGTIVVMGSSKES
- a CDS encoding methylmalonyl-CoA mutase family protein, whose translation is MRNVQLTPVPGPYKPRFHVRIVTAASLFDGHDAAINVMRRLMQASGAEIIHLGHNRSVAEIVDCAIQEDAQGIAITSYQGGHVEFFKYMIDLLKQRGANIKVFGGGGGTILPTEIEELHAYGVTRIYSPDDGRAMGLQGMIDHLIQECDFEKRPADFAPTAAAMPAREPMQIASLITIAENFASVGDQLRDAMTKLSSKQPRVPVLGITGTGGAGKSSLVDELVRRFLADFPDKTLAVLSVDPSKRKSGGALLGDRIRMNAIDNPRVYMRSMATRQSNLALSKHVGDSIEVCKAAGFDLIVVETSGIGQSDTEITEHSDVSLYVMTAEYGAATQLEKIDMLDFADVIAINKFDKRGSLDALRDVRKQWKRNHNAFTTADDAVPVHGTIASQFNDPGMNQLYRAIMDAVVKKTGAPLQSHLAQTPGMSEKKWIIPPERTRYLAEIVETCEAYDGFARAQAAIARRMYQLHGTIEALRQNVGKKRLEIVEPKDASDVVHVTERVEGEPAYLSELVELYKDLESRLDPDCRRLLSEWPATKRRYAASKYQYQVRDKVIELDLFTESLSHLRIPKIALPRYEDWGDILMWLLRENAPGAFPFTAGVFPLKREGEDPARMFAGEGGPERTNKRFHYVSRGLPAKRLSTAFDSVTLYGEDPDHRPDIYGKVGNSGVSIANVDDAKKLYSGFDLADPTTSVSMTINGPAPMLLGFFLNAAVDQQCEKWIRANNKVEEVEQKIDALYQKRGVPRPRYQGELPQGNDGLGLLLLGVSGDEVLPREVYEKIRASTLQQVRGTVQADILKEDQAQNTCIFSTEFALRLMGDIQQYFTDKKVRNFYSVSISGYHIAEAGANPISQLAFTLANGFTFVEYYLSRGMDIDDFAPNLSFFFSNGMDPEYTVLGRVARRIWAKAIRDKYGGNDRSQKLKYHIQTSGRSLHAQEIAFNDIRTTLQALLALNDNCNSLHTNAYDEAITTPTEESVRRALAIQLIINKEFGLSKNENPNQGSFIVEELTDLVEAAVLTEFRAISERGGVLGAMERMYQRSKIQEESLYYETLKHDGSLPIIGVNTFLDPKGSPTVTPPEVIRATKEEKDYSITSRDAFWKRNADVAPAALEAVKRAALDNGNIFAALMDACKVCTLGQISRALYEVGGQYRRNM
- a CDS encoding DEAD/DEAH box helicase; translation: MTFDELQLHDTLLRAVKAEGYTTPTPIQAKAIPHALLGKDLLGVAQTGTGKTAAFALPILQRLSAKAPAGGHRPIRCLVLTPTRELAGQVGESFMTYGKNLPLKHAVIFGGVGQAAQVQSLQRGLDVLVATPGRLLDLMDQGYVSLRSLEVFVLDEADRMLDMGFIHDVRKVIKALPAKRQTLFFSATMPPEIVDLSRNLLTDPVRVEVTPVSSTAETVAQQVYFVEREQKRGLLTHLLKDGKISRALVFTRTKHGANRVAKQLEGSGVTAAAIHGNKSQNARERALDEFRSGTLRVLVATDIAARGIDIDGLSFVVNYDLPNVPEQYVHRIGRTGRAGATGTAVSFCDGEERAYLRDIERTIRRSVPVVEDHPYRSGMAPPRPGASATVEAPVSRGPNPGAQARGGQGGGGGRGGNAPGGASRRRRGGRGGGGGQGRPEGGNRSARPGGSGPNRGNAQAPRGPGGSSPRPAASAAPSKPADAPPSRREAPKWL
- a CDS encoding TetR/AcrR family transcriptional regulator, which produces MRNPGHRREEVLKAALECFLERGVEGTTMAAIRERSGASTGSIYHLFENKEAIAAALYLEVLGEYQTGLLKELEQHPGAREGIEALVRHHLDWSLSRPDAARFLVEARSGAAVTAAETRIREQNKGFFRQLKDWWQGHVRDGTFDEMPFELFLAILRGPAQEMLREWLAGRTKTDPRTAIPVLARAAWQSVEKRPTSARKGGATPRRP
- a CDS encoding cyclic nucleotide-binding domain-containing protein translates to MSGSGSEVVEGNGEKAGAEGTLQALQALMGLESAATAARLYEELSAAQRERLLRDAALAPSRERQQLSEVLSWARDFAGAARLLQGCGEDSRMAALYVQGGQYVDAAEAFLRAGEPERAAAAFERGGALERALEVYRGLGSREQVAHCLVRLGRPHEGALLYRELGQPHAEVEALGCVPAGDARHIESVLRMCMLLDAEGFTRRALALLADTLRASETARGDPALAAEKARLLRRMGMDAEAEAVIARLPAQSSAPEANGYNYLKAIPIFGELSLEDMKDLYRVARQVLIPAGAVMLEKGAAGVGLFVLLEGTVDVYTGTEDDARRLNTLGPGAYLGEISLVQDAPVSARVKARTSVRALRITRAGFQHYLDTHEGAALRIFRLFTQNLAARVRALST
- a CDS encoding FKBP-type peptidyl-prolyl cis-trans isomerase produces the protein MLRRFVLLCALVLPLVGCGDDPKEPTPPVGNPDDGDPTKVTYAASLNVDLAAMTRLDSGLFLLDQEVGTGPEAVVGRRVQVHYTGWFPDGTRFTTSEGGPALAFDLGAGFVIKGWDQGVVGMRVGGKRRLILPYDLAYGAEGNPPRIPPYSVLIFDTELVSVR
- a CDS encoding pyridoxamine 5'-phosphate oxidase family protein, with product MSALAPADLGPTLPRDLEEQWAQTRQLFSRAFASSLHFSIATVDADGAPHVTPIGSVLLGEPGRGVFFEVFTRRLSMNLARDARLSILAVDSGRGFWLRSLYRGHFARAPAVRLVGRVLGPPRRATKEEQQRFARRVSAVRWLKGHDLLWGRLEFVRDFAVERIEPVHLGAMTAHLE